From Polynucleobacter sp. AP-Sving-400A-A2:
TCTTTATTGCGCGCAACATCACTTTTCACTTCTTGATAAATACTGCCACCATGACTATCCATAGCCACTAACAAAGGGCCAAAGTCTTTAATCTTGAAACGCCAGAGAGACTCCGGATTGAGATCATCCATATCCACGTCTTCAATTTGCTCAATCCACGTTGTCTCTAGCGCTGCTGTACCCCCAATAATTGCTAGGTACACGCCGCCAATTTCCTGAAAAGCTGCTGCAGATTCTTCGCGCATACCGCCCTTGCCTACAATCATTCGTACACCATTCTCAGTCATTAATGGACGAGTAAAGCGCTCCATCCGATCTGATGTGGTTGTACCAATACAGATTGCTTGATACCCGGCCGGGAATTCTTCACTCACCGCTACCTTGCGCACATTAGGAGCCGTATGAATCA
This genomic window contains:
- a CDS encoding fumarate hydratase C-terminal domain-containing protein produces the protein MAHYNLPTPVSESDIRKLRINDTVTLQNTLFGIRDATQIHMFDKGRKTRFDLHGHAVIHTAPNVRKVAVSEEFPAGYQAICIGTTTSDRMERFTRPLMTENGVRMIVGKGGMREESAAAFQEIGGVYLAIIGGTAALETTWIEQIEDVDMDDLNPESLWRFKIKDFGPLLVAMDSHGGSIYQEVKSDVARNKEAVLKSLGISS